One genomic window of Quercus robur chromosome 6, dhQueRobu3.1, whole genome shotgun sequence includes the following:
- the LOC126732462 gene encoding ubiquitin carboxyl-terminal hydrolase 17-like, whose translation MLVSGILGFEIVLLTLIFFVGVLIRHKWKDAEAKKEEIMRLVAMASEEAAMAEVQATVQYGPVSVVGQYQCAVCYSPTTMRCSQCKLARYCSGKCQILHWRQGHKDECCPPIATIPFEEEGDFDGKSILEKQSEINDTKGPHSGFASPSASLSAGSSPSRAGSKRSIDSSQVIRSGTNDELEKPLSDDVATDMVGTTVSSNEMELTKVLSTQSTNVVNYVDSISCASKSSKKKSGHIDESADFKSHFSKPAPVITNDVKPKIFGNSKPTTGSTSAGKLAADASKFRCSPSGSDSVADDGKDDSELFKRKEVKSLSSNAPNDRPSSAIGGQSISHPKSAKIEAYHALPAKVGSIPSLPQNVRNGLKTSVRKVVQQFKASKESKPNLLDHGNEIGGKNNCKIVFPYELFTKLYCDDKVELRPFGLTNCGNSCYANAVLQCLAYTRPLTTYLLQGLHSKSCRKKGWCFICEFECLIQKAKEGYSPLSPIGILSKIHKIGSHLGHGREEDAHEFLRYAVDTMQSVCLKGAGAEGPVAQETTLVGLTFGGYLRSKIKCMKCFAKSEQYERMMDLTVEIDGDIGTLEEALAQFTATEILDRENKYYCGRCKSYERAKKKLTILEAPNILTIVLKRFRSGNFEKLNKSIQFPEVLNMAPYISGINDNSPLYSLYAVVVHLDIMDAAYSGHYVCYVKNFNGEWFRIDDSTVEPVELERVLLEGAYMLLYARRYPRVCKGRSLKTQSVTHQKPARHNNQSFQPDDWRIHSMQRISAIDSSSESSSLFSCSDASSCSTASIKDSASTGDLSDYIFGEVGPSWYNNYGLSSDSVPSSSYEDFDADPEVDNYDWRQASRRNGWNGDGNSAILYTDTTRHRRKSCSQLGCSSTSRDTDFGQFAFANPSVVNSGVPLRRASGDRSAQTFY comes from the exons ATGCTGGTCTCCGGAATCTTAGGGTTTGAGATCGTGCTCTTAACCCTAATCTTCTTTGTCGGTGTGCTGATTCGCCACAAGTGGAAGGATGCGGAAGCGAAGAAGGAGGAGATCATGAGGCTTGTGGCTATGGCCTCCGAAGAGGCCGCCATGGCCGAGGTCCAAGCTACTGTTCAGTACGGACCAGTTTCAGTCGTAGGGCAATACCAGTGTGCTGTGTGCTATAGTCCCACCACTATGCGCTGCTCTCAGTGCAAGCTCGCTAGATACTG tTCTGGCAAGTGCCAGATTTTGCACTGGAGACAAGGTCACAAAGATGAATGTTGTCCTCCAATTGCCACCATACCGTTTGAAGAGGAAGGTGACTTTGATGGGAAATCAATATTGGAAAAACAGTCTGAAATTAATG ATACCAAAGGACCACATTCTGGTTTCGCGTCTCCTAGTGCTTCATTGTCTGCTGGCTCCTCTCCATCTCGTGCTGGAAGTAAACGATCTATAGATTCCAGTCAGGTCATTAGGTCTGGCACTAATGATGAATTAGAGAAACCTCTTTCTGATGATGTTGCCACTGATATGGTTGGTACAACTGTTAGTTCTAATGAGATGGAACTAACTAAGGTGCTATCCACACAGTCTACTAATGTGGTAAATTATGTAGATAGTATTTCTTGTGCAAGTAAATCAAGTAAGAAGAAATCTGGTCATATTGATGAAAGCGCTGACTTCAAATCACATTTTTCTAAGCCTGCTCCAGTTATAACTAATGATGTTAAGCCAAAAATTTTTGGCAATAGTAAGCCCACCACAGGATCCACTTCGGCTGGAAAATTAGCTGCAGATGCTTCTAAATTTAGGTGCTCACCATCGGGGTCGGATTCTGTAGCTGATGATGGGAAAGATGATTCTGAATTATTTAAGCGTAAAGAAGTGAAGTCTTTGTCCTCTAATGCTCCTAATGATCGTCCATCTTCAGCCATTGGAGGACAGTCAATTTCCCATCCCAAGTCTGCAAAAATTGAAGCTTATCATGCCTTACCTGCAAAAGTTGGTAGCATCCCAAGCTTGCCACAGAATGTTCGTAATGGCTTGAAAACATCTGTGCGAAAAGTTGTACAGCAGTTTAAAGCCTCCAAAGAGTCAAAGCCTAATCTTTTAGATCATGGCAACGAGATTGGTGGAAAGAACAATTGCAAG ATAGTCTTTCCATACGAACTTTTCACGAAACTTTACTGTGATGATAAGGTGGAACTACGTCCATTCGGCCTTACAAATTGTGGGAACAG cTGTTATGCTAATGCTGTGCTCCAATGCTTGGCATATACTCGGCCTCTTACTACTTATCTTCTTCAAGGGCTTCATTCTAAATCAT GCCGAAAGAAGGGATGGTGTTTTATTTGTGAGTTTGAATGTCTAATTCAGAAGGCAAAAGAAGGCTATTCCCCGTTGTCTCCCATTGGGATACTAtccaaaatacataaaattggAAGTCATCTTGGACATGGGAGGGAAGAAGATGCCCATGAATTTTTGAG GTATGCTGTTGATACAATGCAATCTGTCTGCCTTAAGGGAGCTGGGGCTGAGGGTCCAGTGGCACAAGAAACAACTTTAGTTGGCCTGACTTTTGGGGGTTACCTTCGATCTAAG ATAAAGTGCATGAAGTGCTTTGCCAAATCTGAGCAATATGAGCGGATGATGGATCTTACTGTTGAGATAGATGGGGACATTGGAACTCTTGAAGAGGCTCTTGCTCAATTTACAGCTACTGAAATCTTGGACCGAGAGAACAAGTACTATTGCGGCAG ATGTAAATCTTATGAGAGGGCCAAAAAGAAGTTGACAATATTGGAGGCGCCAAATATTTTAACGATTGTGTTGAAGCGATTTCGA TCTGGTAACTTTGAGAAGTTAAACAAATCAATTCAGTTTCCTGAGGTCCTCAACATGGCCCCGTATATAAGTGGAATAAATGATAATTCTCCTTTGTACAGTCTTTATGCAGTAGTGGTTCATTTGGATATCATGGATGCTGCATATTCGGGTCACTATGTGTGTTATGTAAAGAATTTCAATGGGGAGTGGTTCAGGATAGATGATAGCACA GTGGAACCTGTGGAATTGGAGAGGGTCTTGTTAGAGGGGGCGTACATGCTTCTCTACGCTAG GCGCTATCCACGAGTGTGTAAAGGCAGAAGTTTAAAGACACAGTCGGTAACACATCAGAAGCCTGCGAGACACAACAATCAATCATTCCAACCAGACGATTGGAGAATCCATTCGATGCAAAGAATTTCTGCTATTGATTCATCGAGCGAGAGTTCCTCCCTTTTCAGCTGCTCAGACGCAAGCTCTTGCAGCACAGCAAGCATCAAAGACTCTGCCAGCACAGGAGACTTGTCTGATTACATATTTGGTGAAGTGGGACCCAGTTGGTATAACAACTATGGGCTCTCATCAGACTCGGTTCCATCTTCCTCCTATGAAGACTTCGATGCAGATCCAGAAGTGGACAATTACGATTGGAGGCAAGCATCCCGACGGAACGGCTGGAATGGGGATGGAAACTCTGCAATTTTGTATACTGACACAACTAGACACCGTAGAAAGTCTTGCAGCCAGTTAGGTTGTAGTAGTACTAGTAGGGACACTGACTTTGGGCAATTTGCCTTTGCTAACCCTTCTGTTGTAAATTCTGGTGTACCATTGAGAAGAGCAAGTGGTGATAGATCAGCTCAAACGTTTTATTGA